The Phaseolus vulgaris cultivar G19833 chromosome 5, P. vulgaris v2.0, whole genome shotgun sequence genomic interval cttctatttctctttcttttttgttttgttttcaataataggaaaagattcttcctattttcaactttttgaactttcaaaatcaaaaccaaccattcccttttctatatgtattgcatctatgttctccttccttagacatgctaaagggtagaaaattatatcaataaaggttaaggtgcaatattaacaaaaaatttcttggcccaaaggggatataaaaaaaatggaattctaatataaaggttggctttttggccctggctcctaattaacacaaacaaatgcctcaatcatcttcatgctcttttatgatgcaacaaaaataaaaattaagcaaccacaactgtcaatttatcagtaaaactctcaaaactgtttaagattcacacactcacttggtttaaatggtctcattcctttttgtcttgtcattatatgtcctaatcaatcatcctgttaaattttcatgtatcataattttaactacatttgaatagggattcaatcatattttcttttctaacctgtgtctaattcatctcactacttaatatttaaacacaaattcttttttccacaattcaaaattaatattctagttcttttttatttgaaaaaaataaactagaaaacaaacaaattaaaactgaaatttagtcaagaaagataattcaaaacttaaaattaccaaactaataaaataggaaatttattcaaaataagcaataaaaacaaaccaaacaaataagcaaataaacagaaaacaaaataaccgaaaaataaaataagaaaaaattcaaataactgaaaagaaaagagaattagagagataaaaccatatttttgttcaatcctctattcttaagaagtcatccaacattttgttaaaatttttatctacagtcttgcttcatttgctggatctgcccccCTGAATAATAAAACATGTCCCCAGGTCaaaaatacataacctgcaaaatgattaggaggcatataggatttttttttaattattattcttatttacttttattttttattttaaataaaatcagcaaaggtaataaaacaacataaaactaaaatgtggactgggttgcctcccagtaagcgctcgtttaacgtcatctagcttgacgcCTGTTTATTTCAAGATGGACAACTCTCTTTGTTGCATCATTCTGTACACATTCTTCCCCTGCATTAAAATTTTTATGAccataaaaaagatttaaagtTACCTCCTCATCTTGAGTTCTAACTTGAAGTTCTCCTTTGTCGACATCAACTATGATTCTAGCAGTCTTCATAAAGGGTCTTCCAAGTATCAAGGGAAcctcctcatcttctttcatgtcAATCACAACAAAATCCACAGGGAATGTGAATTTATCCACCTTGACgagaacatcttcaaccacaccatatgGATACTTGGTTACTTGATCAGCTAACTTTAAAGTCATCTTGGTGGGTTTAATCTCCAAATCCCCTATTTTCTTCAGCATTGCCAAAGGAATTATATTTACGCTTGCTCCCAAATCCAATAAAGCATTGGCTACTAATAAAGCACCTATAGACACGGGAAGGTTAAAACTCCCTGGGTCCTTGAATTTTTTAGGCAAGCCTTTTTGAATAATGACATTGTATCCATCCTCCAGCtctatatttctttcttcaatatagctcctattctttcgaaatctttcaaatgttgaatcttgcttcaaatttcctgcaaaataatttttagggagcaatttatcaaagaattttctttccttATCTTTTTTTGAAGGAGaatgaggatatgataaatctttttcaagaactcctctctccttattttcacttttcctctttattttttcctcctcacttctctctttctcatctctcttcccctttgtgtcatctttttcttctttttcagccaCTACATTATCGCAATGCTCTTTTGAATTGGTTTGGCTATTGACTGAAAACTGGCCATTTTGTTCCTCTGGAATTTGTGCAATTTGTTTGGTCAGTTGTCCCATCTGGATCTTTATGCTCCTAATCATGGCCATGCTATTGTCCTGCGCTTTCACAATATTGTCCTGCGCGCTCACAATCTTTGTCAGAGCGTCTTCAACTTTATTCATTCTTTCAAGCATGGATGGATCCTCAACTTTAGGTAAATTGTTCTGATAAAAAcagtgaccattaggatgaacatctccacaaaaatcacacctgaTTGACTGACTTTGGCTTTGAGATGaatgaacaacatataattgttggggcaatttagccatttgtgcaGTTAGTTGCTCAATCTGCTGTGTCAGAATCTTATTTTTAGCCAAGAGTGCATCTTCTAACAACCCTTTATTATGAAGATCTTGTCCATCATGTTGGGCTTTATAATCAGTTGATGCCAATGCATCAATAATTATTGTcgcttgttctacatcaagggccatcattgtgccaccagctgcagcatctaggagcatctttaTGTCAGATCTGAGACCATTCAAgaatatgctcagttgagcaatatcttcaaacccatgatttgggcattttctcaatatcatcttaAATCTTTCCCATGTATCACAGAAGACTTCATTtgctccttgtctgaacatagagatttcagactttgctttgatgtagcgagaaattggaaaaaatctttgcaaaaaTTTTTCCTCTACATTCTTCCAGCTAGTGAGGCTCTGATTTGGAAGTGATTTGAGCCATTCCTTAGCCTTTCCtgccaatgaaaaaggaaacaagcgcatataaacattttcaagatcACCTGATTGAAAACCCATTGTTCctaccaattcataaaatgtatccaaatgtGAATATGGATCCTCATGTTCCATTGCTGTAAATTGATAGGCActgatgagagtgagaaaatcGGGATTTATTTCCAAGGCCTTGGCAGTAGTaggtattgcaatactagaaaaatgtcttggtccttggtacatgacataatctccaagtgtcctcctaggaggtggtGCTTGTTGTTCTACCATGTTGCTTTCTTCCTAAAACATATTAgtggagagaaaaaaaacagagtactttttttttcttaaaaaataaaataaaataaaataaattaaaaaaaaaattgaaataaaaacaaaatatgtaaaataaaataaaaataacacaaaaacaaaaataaaacactaaaacgacgttaagagaaaaataacaaaaatattcaaaaaaaaaataaaaaaatatagataaaataataactaaaactagtaataaaatataattaaaacaaataaataacagttacgtaaatctaaataaaactacctaataaaactacgtaaactaatcctaaaataaaatataataaaacaaaacaaaatcaaaacagaataaaataaaaataaactaaaataaataacgtaaagaaaagaaaataaaataatataaaaacaataacttttttttcttcttaaaaacAGCAAATCTAtactaaaatcaaatcaaatctaattttaataagataaacataatcaaaagaaatcaaaataaaataaaatatttacaatatttaggaaattatactcaacaatTCAAATCTGTTCtccggcaacggcgccaaaaacttgatgactttttacggcaagtgcaccgtgtttgtcagaagtaatatttgtccctaaggacggatatcgatcccacaaagaacagtgaatcatcgagtacaatattcgctaaatataacaacagaacaataaaaaagagtgtgaagtgattatgttggcactgattaataagaaaacaaacaaagaattagttgcttcaattggaaaaattgggattaagtttcatctctctcactctcatgtattttgattagcatgttaatattaagttctttaattgaaattgatgtccgtataaaaatcatttatatcgattcctcgcatataaaatccttaagaatgttccctaactatcgatccctcgcatacttataagaacaacttagaacgaagctcagacgtttaatagcaattaacatttcaagtctattcctagcactcaaatatgttaagtattgttgtttaggtccgaaccctaaaaatacctcccggtcagatttaagattctcaatttgtcacggagaattaaaagtaaaacaacaataccaataatcaatcaagaactgaatattaatatataaaatatcacctcaatacataagagtttgagcagattactcccaatcccaaagggtagaattagccacgcatacttttatcaccttccattctcccaattgggttacaattcactctatggtgttttcctctcaatctggcaccctaaggttgagcctctagccctctatttatcctagttttctagggttaggctaacgggctaaatgataaacataaaaaaggcccaatcttcatttgtatctttttccattctgggaccttctatctttatctttttagctcaaatcattcatctttaatccaaatctccaatcttccttagaaatctgcaattaacaccaaatttgggaataaaatactcttattcaaataaagatcataaaaaaatgtaaaaaggtataaattcataaattagagattattttatatgtaaattagcaataaattctcataagtgtctatattttaatatgaaatattactgaaattagacacttatcaatcgtcgtgaacaattcttccaagtctgcaacgtgcttgcttttctcctgcgaggtcacgaccatgtcatcgacgtaagcttgcacgttccttcccagcattggtgcaagtactcgatccatcaacctctggtacgtggcccccgcgttcttcagcccaaacggcatcaccttatagcagtagcacgacctctccgtcatgaaggctgtcttttcttcatccatgggatgcatcttgatctgattatagcccgagaaggcgtccaggaaactcagcagcttgcaccctgcagcactatcaaccagggtatcaatgcttggtaaaggatacgaatcctttgggcaagctttattcagatcggtgaaatcgacgcacatgcgccatttcccgttactcttcttcaccagtacgacatttgccaaccattcagggtactggacttccctgatgtggcctgcagcgaggagtttctgggtttcgtccctgatcgcctgcctcctctcctcgttgaattttcttctcctttgtcgcaccggtctcaccatgttgtccatcgccagatgatggcacaagaagtcgggatcgatcccgggcatgtccgaagcggaccaagcaaacgcgtccagatgccgctcaatcaccttggcgatctggtcctggagatcgacctccagagatcttccgagcttgaaaactttccctccgatctccttctcgagccactgctcgacgggtttgggcctggattctctggcgatcaccgccctggccattccctgttcccttgcttcctcggggcgattccgcgcctcttcctcctccaggctaGCATTCCTCccccctagctcagcgtctaccatctctacatcctttgcggcggcctcctctgttaccggcggtctgggcttcacaccgggaggtggggtggttgttacataactcactgatcttttgtttttcaggctattctcatagcaccttttcgcttctttctgatcagacttgatcgtgatcaccaccccttccatggacggcaacttcaccttcatgtgccgtgtcgacggaatgacgcctatcctgttaagagtgggccttcccaacaggatgttatatgctgaaggggcgtttacgatgaggtacttgattttctccgtcctcgacccagcctcatctgtaaacgtggttctcagctcaatgtaccccctgacctccacctggtcaccagcaaacccatacaagcaccctccatagggccttagctggtcaaagggcaattccagctgcgtgtaagtcggccagaacatcacgtctgccgagcttccttggtccaccagaactctgtggaccttccttcccgccgtgatcaacgaaataactatgggatcgttgtcatgaggcacaacgtcccgaagatcctgctttgtgaacgtaatgtccactttcggcgagtgatcttcaaacatgtccactgccatcaccgatagcgcgtactttttcctctgcgatgcggtgcatccaccacctgagaaaccccccgcaatggtgtggatctccccatggataggcatctcgtgttgctgggcttccccacctgctggctgggaactcgacgctccccccgtccttctatccagcagatagtcatttaggaacccgctcttaaccagatcgtcgagctggtatcctaaagacagacacgagtccaggttgtggccaaaacactggtggaactcgcaccaggcgtccggctttgaccccagcaccttgtcgcccaccttctcaggcgccttcaacctagcagatatgttagggatagcgatcaggtccgctagtaccatgacgaatttgtgcttaggcgggcgattgtattcccagcgtgctggttgttggcgtgctggttgttggcgtgcttggcttcttcccttatttctcctatcgtaaggatagcgagtcctttggtcttttctggccgccgtcgccgtttccagcaccctctgtggctggatcctggtctgggcgcgtggcctggcaggagccacgctgcctctcttctcggcgacttcactctcgtcggcgatgtgggccaccgcaagtcgcctgacttcagcaaacgtcgctggatgagccctgatcaaggcctcgcagaatggccctggctgcacgcccttcttgaaggcatagaccagcatttcttcatccttggccggcgatctgaccatctgcgctccgaagcgattgaggtagtctctgagggactccccatggtactgccttatatcaaacagatcataggacaccctgggcggtgccttattcacaatgtactgctcgacaaagattttcgagaattgttgaaaattggttatatggccattaggcaggctcacaaaccactccatcgccgttccctggagtgtgctcacgaacatcttgcagtagacggcgtctgaccctcccgacagcatcatctgcgtgtggaacgtggtcagatgtgcctctggatcctccacgccggtaaaaacagccttaaccggaaccacgctcgtgggaattggcgtgtcggtaatcgcctgaacgaaaggcattgggaacacacgaggtggcgtcgacggtgccacctcttcagcagaagaacgtccctgctgctcctgaagagctcgacgcagctcctcagctaccttgctgagctcctcgttcctggcgcgagaggtgaccaggtcctcatgtatccttgcctgctctacgcgcgaggcttccacggttgcctgcaacgagcgcatcatctctgccatctgcgccatggtcatggcggcgtcgccttcagcagcgacaggcgccacgggactggaacgattgcttctcatttttctcattaacttcagcgaaccacagaaatgcagcgaacaacacttcaaccacgatcgaatcagtgatcaatcggagaaaactcaagaaactgcgcaagaactcaagaacaccgaaaaccttcgaagaaaaccacaacttcaccagaaacccacgtttccccgcgaacaaccaaacaaacgaaagaactcgaacttccaccgaACAGattacgcgtaaacagcagaaaacccTACTCCACCGATCAAAAAGCCGaacgaacggttcaaaacgcaaTCTCACCggacgaaactcaaagaaactgcaaacgacggttgcaccagcacacaaccacgctgaaaacctcgaaaacctgCAAACTtgcgctgtggatgggagcaagttttacacggccccacggtgggcgcctgatgatcctgcctgttgaccggaacgctggagaatgcctcgtcaaaggatcgacgtgcgcaccgcttctcaccttcgctcctctccgggatctacttcaagaacctgcaaagaaacgacacggcgccgctgcggccgatcgcactccgacgctcaagtcagtgacggtatcaccaaatactaagaacgagaaccgtgcaaatccttctctcacaatcagctctatcactcgcaagcgtaaagtgtatgaactgaacgtgcgtacctcagaaagtctgttaagaactcttatatacctggttgttttctctctcctggcagttacagacctggacacgtggcttgcatccaactgtacacgtgccatcatctggaggctccctgacttggcgctgcttctgctctcattttggctaagttacttatgcatggtactgcccagtgcatagctaacttgggagtgcgatctctactgaaactggcgagttagggccttcatacaccttccctgtggtctcgccggctgcCTTCATAATATGCTTCTCcctcatcttcggcgatgtgcttgttctggcgatctccgactgcttggtcgcctgggtctataTCTGGCGACtccatcttcaacctggcgatcgcctattctggtaagctggaaatcggaacacgccaacttaacaatcggcgactacacgtgcctctcgacttccttcctaactgccaacctggcgccttgtcaacacgcctacactgtagcagggtgccacatcatcatacccgaccaccagggcggtacactaaCATAAGTAATAAGAGCAAATTTTTCAACTTGAAAATCCAAATCAAGATCCAACACATATAACTAAAATTGAAGTTGTTTTCTCCAATAAGAAATTCAACCCATTAAAGATTGAAACAAATATATCATGCAAATGTAATGGTATTGAAACAAATACTGTAATTGACACATGCTTAACCTCAATACTATTGAGTAAACACACAATGCaaactcaaacaaaaaaaaacaaacactcTATGCATACTAATAAGACACTCGTTCCACACTTTCTTTGCATATCTGCACTCCAATTTCTTTCATTTGGTAACCAACACTACTCACCCGGTTACAAACATAAGGAAAAAAAGAAtggaaagtgaaaaaaaattaaagaaaaaacttataaaaatttGTGAGTTCAGGTGTGattgctaatttttttttaagttgatgAATTTGTAAGGTTACAATTTTACCTTGTGGtataattgatttaaaataaaacatattagtTATTTGTAGATGAAATTCCCATCTAATTCTTGTTACGACCTTATATGAACTCAGTTCCTGATAAAATACAATTCATCTCACGTTGAAGTTGCAAGTAAGATAATTTATATGCATGATTTCAAGTGAAaatagaagaaaaggaaaagtaaTACTCAGGAAATTCATAAACATAttcacaaacaaaaaaaaatttatctgCATATTCACGAACAATAATCACTG includes:
- the LOC137834307 gene encoding uncharacterized protein yields the protein MVEQQAPPPRRTLGDYVMYQGPRHFSSIAIPTTAKALEINPDFLTLISAYQFTAMEHEDPYSHLDTFYELVGTMGFQSGDLENVYMRLFPFSLAGKAKEWLKSLPNQSLTSWKNVEEKFLQRFFPISRYIKAKSEISMFRQGANEVFCDTWERFKMILRKCPNHGFEDIAQLSIFLNGLRSDIKMLLDAAAGGTMMALDVEQATIIIDALASTDYKAQHDGQDLHNKGLLEDALLAKNKILTQQIEQLTAQMAKLPQQLYVVHSSQSQSQSIRCDFCGDVHPNGHCFYQNNLPKVEDPSMLERMNKVEDALTKIVSAQDNIVKAQDNSMAMIRSIKIQMGQLTKQIAQIPEEQNGQFSVNSQTNSKEHCDNVVAEKEEKDDTKGKRDEKERSEEEKIKRKSENKERGVLEKDLSYPHSPSKKDKERKFFDKLLPKNYFAGNLKQDSTFERFRKNRSYIEERNIELEDGYNVIIQKGLPKKFKDPGSFNLPVSIGALLVANALLDLGASVNIIPLAMLKKIGDLEIKPTKMTLKLADQVTKYPYGVVEDVLVKVDKFTFPVDFVVIDMKEDEEVPLILGRPFMKTARIIVDVDKGELQVRTQDEEDDLVEQSSQGSFAMQGLEDILVIVISRPKHPGRVRGTGRGMGIRQFFSTLA